The DNA sequence ACAAGTGCACTTGCGCTTAAAGAACAGTTGTTCTAAAGTTCTACAGTATTTTGTTCTCAGACGCAGTTCAAAGTACAGTACTGCTTTTGACCTACACAAGTTTGGGAGCAAAATAGAAAAATGCCTTCTGTCCTATGAACCTGTGTTTTAAGATAATTCATTGAGATCCTGCTTTGGGTGTCCCAGCCTTCCAAAATGGTGGTGATAGGATGTGGCCAATCTTTATTTAATCTTAATCTTGAAAAGGAAGATTGGCCTTGAAAACCCAATCTTAATCCTGAAAGGGAAAAATTATAGATTTTCATTTGGTCCCCTCCAGAACACAATTAAACTAATCCCTGATAATTCATAAGACAGGAACAATGGACAAGCCAGAGTGGAAGAACATATTAATATTAATTGAATGTGCAAAAAATCTGAATGCGTTAGAAACActtgaaaacaatattttaaacctCAAGGTCAAAAGCCATCCAGGTAAAACAGAAATTTTCCAACTGAGTATCACAGAAAACAGACCAGACAGGAAAAAATAATACAATGTTTTGGAAATGACTCTCATGTGGTACTGAACCTGTATTAACCCCTTCTCAGCCCAAACCTGTTTTTAACAAAATAGCAGCTGTACTCTGAACTataagaacatacgaagagccctgctggatcaggccaaagtcctatctagtccagcttcctgtatctcacagtggcccacaagtaTCAGCGGCCACAAGTAtcagcatacaagacaacaagagacctgcataacAGTACCCTCcattgcatctagcattctgaggtagcctgcttctaaaatcaggggatTGCACACATCCATCAAGGTTTGTTATCTATAATGGACTatctccagaaatctatccaatccccctttttaaaggcatctagaccagatgccatcaccaaatcctgtggcaaggagttccacaagtcaATCACATGCCAGGCAAAGAAATATAGGGATGAACATTCCTTTActtggaggcttctgtgactgccccaccatcacaggatacagcacacacctcattggcagAGCAGCATCAGCACCAATTGGGCCTTTCAGCTGTAATCCTGTTGCAACctgcctgggagtgagacccagtgactgcaatgggacttgcatctgagtagacaggcataggattgggctcttgagtGCTTTTGGGTTTTATTGCATTGGTTGGAGCTGTTCATAAGCAACCTTGGAGGAGATCATTTGATGGGGGTGTAAATGTATAAAACCAAAATCCTGGTTCTTGCTTGTGGGGAGTCCTAGCCTGGTTCCGTTTCCAAGCCACTGAGAGCccggcctgtgcctgtccactcagcagtcagtcccattgtagtcaatgcctgtctaagtcccatgatagtcagtggggcttcctcccaggtaaatgtggctaggagtgcagcctcagagcccaatcctatgcctgtctactcagaagtaagtcccatgatagtcagtggggcttcctcccaggtaagtgtggctaggagtgcagcctcagggcccagtcctatgcctgtccactcagcagtcagtcccattgtagtcaacaggggcctcctcccaggtaagcgtggacaggactgcagcccaggcGTCCCAAAAGCTTGAGCCCGCGCATGCGCAGGAGCGCCCTGCCCGCTCCGCGCCACCTGGCCGGAGGTGAGCCCTGCGCAGCGGCGCGCGCGGGAGTCACGTGAGGCCGCTGGGCCAATCGCGGCGCCGGGCGTGCGGGCGGTGGCTGGAGGCCGGGAAGATGGCGGCGCGCGGGGGCTGGCGGCTGGCGCATACGGAGGCGAGCGCGGCGGTGGCGGAGAGCCTGTACCCGCCGGTGGTGGCGTCGCTGACGGCGAAGAGCCAGGCGGCGAAGCTGCGGCGCCGCGAGCGCTTCCACCAGGAGGTGCACGCGGCGCCGTCGGCGGAGGAGAGGCTGCGGCTGCTGGGGAAGCGGCAGCGCCTGAAGTACGTGGTGTACCCGCAGACCTGGGCGCTGGGCGCCGACCGCTGGTACCAGCACTTCTCCAAGACCGCCTTCGTGCCCGGGCTGCCCCCGGGGGCGGAGGACGCGCCGGACCCCGACCCCGCCCCGCTGCGCTCCCTCGCCTGCGACGTCCTGCTGCAAGAGCACTTCTTCCAGCGCAAGCGGCGGCCCTTCCTCTTCCGCGCCCGCGACCAGGGCGCCGTGCCCGCCCTCACCCACCTCGTGCCCGCCCTCACCGCGCGCCTCGCCGGCCGCAGCCCGCTGCTCTCCACCTGTTCCGTCCTAGGTGCGACTCCGGGGTGGGCTTGGTCTGCGGAACGCCCTGCCGCGGGATGCCcacagggtgggcagagggtctTCCTTCCCCTCTCGCgcagcaccagcaccaggggcGTCCCAGGGACAGTCAGGACGCGCCCAGGCTGGCGTTCGtctgtgggactccctgccacaagacGTGCCACGGGATGGGTGGAGATGTGTTCTCGAGGTGTTCtcttccctctcgcacaacaccagaacagccACTTAATTGGAGTGCAGGGAGAGTCAGGACTGACCAAGGAGCGTTTCTTGACCCAGAGTAGGGttggtctgtggacctccttgccgcaggatgtgccAGGGATGGAGAGGATAGGTAGGGGGACGTTCTTGTGCCTCtcacacaatgccagaaccagggtgCATCCACTGAAATTGGCTGCAGGGGGCGTCAGGACAGCTAAcatgtcctccctggggcatctggtgggccgctgtgagataaaggaaactggactagatgggctcttggcctgatccagcagggctcttcttatggctaGTCTCTcgaactctctgccacaggatAGATAGAGTAGGTAGGTGGATGTTCTTGCCCCTTTCACACAACgacagaaccaggggatattgctagaattgagtgttgggagagttaggacagacaatagaaaatatttctttacctagtgtgattagtctgtggaaccccttgccagaggatgtgtgagagaaaagaacatccctccatccactctatccatcctgtggcacaacaccagaaccagaggatatCCACtaaatatccactaaaattgagtgcagTGAGTCAGACCAGATAAAAGGAAATGTTTAGCTACTctgtgtgtgattagtctgtggaatgccctgccacaggatgtggtaatggcatctgccCTGGACACATTTaaaattagtctgcggaactccctgccacaggatgtggtgatggcatctggtgtggatgcctttcaaaggggactggatagatttctggaggaaaagtccatcacaggttacaaaccatgatgggtatgtgcaaccttctggttttagaagtaggctacttcagaatgccaggtgcaagggagggcaccacgatgcaggtctcttgttgacttatgtgctccctgaggcatttggtgagccattgtgaggtacaggaagctggtctaggtGAGCcattgtgaggtacaggaagctagtctaggtgagcctttggcctgatccatcagggtggttcttatgttcttatgtgcatatCGATTCAGAGGCCCACCCATTGAGTTCAGGGATctgttcccaggtaagcatgtatagcaaGTAGGGTCTTTGCGGATATGTAGAGTATTGGCTGAACTGCCTCATATAGTTATGTTCCATAGCTttggttgggaggggggaacataAATTGTTTCTGAAGGAAGGAATATCTCTGTACGCAGCCCTGTACCAGAAATTCTTTAGCTATGAATCTGCAATGCTGTATTATGTGCATTTGTACTGAAATTCTGTTACCAGGTGTGGGAAACTGGAGGAGTGGTGGCAACTTTTGGATTAGCATTTCTATTGATGTGTGAAGTGCTTCATAGTGCTTTATACAGTAATTTAACCCAGAATGTGCAGTTTATCTGTGACATAACTGACTAAAATGCTAATGCTCAAAGGTCAGATGTCTATCTTGACCAGGTGGTAATCAAAAACCCTTCTAAGGGGTCTGCTTGGTGCATGGATGTCTTTGGCTACTGTGCAAGAGCCCTGCCATGTTTCTCGACTTTTGGGAATGTTGAGCTGCACAATGTTCAGCTTCCCAGGGCTTTGAGCTATGCAGCTGCAcagcttaaagcaggggtgcccaaaccccggcccaggggccacttgcggccctcgaggcctctcaatgcggccctcagggagcccccactctccaatgagcctctggccctcctgagatttattgaagcccacactggcccaacacaacttctctcagcgtgagggtgactgtttgacctctcgtgtgagctgtgggatgacagctccctccactgctttctgtttcgcatctgtgatgcagcagcggcagcaaaggaaatgccagccttgctttgtgcaaggccttttataggccttgagctattgcaagaccttcattcattcatataagttcatctttaatatattcatttatgtaaacttatgtaaatttattcagattttaaatgtaaattgatacTTTTTttgccccctacacagtgtcagagagctgatgtggccctcctgccaaaaactttggacacccctggcttaaagggaacactggtggtcatcctgttttgttttttctgatGTGGGGGTCGCACCTGCAAATCTCTTGATAGTAAATAAGGATGGAAACAAGTTAATGTCTCAGAATGTTTCTTCTCAAAATCATTTCAATTACTACAAAGTTGTAAAATATGGATTTAGATGCATAAATTCAAAAAGCTTGTGTGTATTTATTGTGATAACTAATTTGCAATCAGAGATGCAACCTTAGCTATAAGCATGAATATACCCAGTCAGTGTTCTGAGGTTCTTACATTTACAGTGTTGAAAGATGCTCTTGTTGTTATAGACTTTCAGCCTGAAGTAAATTTCTATTGGATGCGTGGGGAGACTGTTGTTCCACGTGGACATCGGAAGGGAAGAGTTGACCCTCTGAGATTTCAGATAGATGATAAGCCATACTGTCAAATTCGTATATCAAAGCAGCTTTCAGAGGTATGAATATTTAGTATATCTTTGGCAGTTACAACCTAGGCCAGGCATGTCAGATTCATTTTATACAGAGGGATGAAGTTAGCATTTATTGTGCTTGCTGAGGGCagagaaagtgacatcgttaaacagatgatggccagaaataagtactttattctcatatagaaactcattagtcgtaaatgacagaagagaaaatgtgcaaatcttgttcatattttcaacatATGAGAGATCCGAATTACCATGCTGGGAAAACCTAATTATAATGGAGGTtgaataaattgcttctagggTCCACAATTT is a window from the Tiliqua scincoides isolate rTilSci1 chromosome 2, rTilSci1.hap2, whole genome shotgun sequence genome containing:
- the MRPS30 gene encoding large ribosomal subunit protein mL65, translated to MAARGGWRLAHTEASAAVAESLYPPVVASLTAKSQAAKLRRRERFHQEVHAAPSAEERLRLLGKRQRLKYVVYPQTWALGADRWYQHFSKTAFVPGLPPGAEDAPDPDPAPLRSLACDVLLQEHFFQRKRRPFLFRARDQGAVPALTHLVPALTARLAGRSPLLSTCSVLDFQPEVNFYWMRGETVVPRGHRKGRVDPLRFQIDDKPYCQIRISKQLSEFVPLDYIPPEEVPVVNFLPDKLPLFKRQYDNKIFIGSKVADPYTYGHTQFHLIPDRLKRERLIKLNLADQTEVPIRANGIASLFAWTGAQAMYQGFWSEADVTRPFVSQAVVTDGRYFAFFCYQLNTLALTVDADKNNPRRNICWGTESQPLYEAIEGNDVKGFNDEVLLQLVRFLLRRPKEL